One Salvia splendens isolate huo1 chromosome 12, SspV2, whole genome shotgun sequence genomic window carries:
- the LOC121759061 gene encoding transcription factor MYB56-like isoform X1 — protein MATLRTSRGASLSRKTCRRWHWTQEEDDLLTSLVQMHGPGKWDQIATHIPGRSGKSCRIRWLNQLHPGVDKKPFSVEEKQRLLVLHRKLGNKWAVIVHYFPGRTDNQVKNQYHILAGTRKSAPFPPRNDPHVPLDNESRGLFQNPSISMVDSHFSGVTSLGTNYHGSAPMVGVMPGLISSSSSVYGMGGYLTQVGTVIPSSFGPRPSYDNSMTSDANSASVGGYEFMDFFRVGLGSSD, from the exons ATGGCAACCTTGAGAACCAGTCGCGGAGCAAgcttgagcagaaagacttgCAGAAGATGGCACTGGACACAGGAGGAAGACGACCTCTTAACTTCCCTTGTCCAGATGCATGGTCCGGGGAAGTGGGATCAAATTGCAACTCATATCCCAGGGAGATCAG GTAAGAGCTGTAGGATAAGGTGGCTCAACCAATTACACCCAGGGGTTGATAAGAAACCGTTCAGCGTAGAAGAGAAGCAAAGGCTGCTTGTGCTTCACAGAAAATTAGGAAACAAGTGGGCTGTCATCGTCCATTACTTCCCTGGTCGAACAGATAACCAAGTGAAGAACCAGTACCATATACTGGCAGGGACTCGGAAATCTGCTCCTTTCCCTCCCAGAAATGATCCCCATGTCCCTCTGGACAATGAATCTAGAGGTTTGTTTCAAAACCCGAGCATTTCAATGGTTGATTCTCATTTTTCTGGTGTTACCAGCCTAGGAACAAACTATCATGGATCGGCTCCCATGGTGGGTGTGATGCCTGGCTTGATTAGCAGCTCCTCGTCTGTGTATGGCATGGGTGGATATCTTACCCAGGTTGGGACGGTCATCCCGAGCAGCTTTGGTCCTCGCCCAAGCTATGACAATTCCATGACCTCTGATGCAAATTCTGCTAGTGTTGGAGGTTATGAATTCATGGACTTTTTCAGGGTTGGACTTGGTAGTTCAGATTAA
- the LOC121759061 gene encoding transcription factor MYB56-like isoform X2, with product MVRGSGIKLQLISQGDQSCRIRWLNQLHPGVDKKPFSVEEKQRLLVLHRKLGNKWAVIVHYFPGRTDNQVKNQYHILAGTRKSAPFPPRNDPHVPLDNESRGLFQNPSISMVDSHFSGVTSLGTNYHGSAPMVGVMPGLISSSSSVYGMGGYLTQVGTVIPSSFGPRPSYDNSMTSDANSASVGGYEFMDFFRVGLGSSD from the exons ATGGTCCGGGGAAGTGGGATCAAATTGCAACTCATATCCCAGGGAGATCAG AGCTGTAGGATAAGGTGGCTCAACCAATTACACCCAGGGGTTGATAAGAAACCGTTCAGCGTAGAAGAGAAGCAAAGGCTGCTTGTGCTTCACAGAAAATTAGGAAACAAGTGGGCTGTCATCGTCCATTACTTCCCTGGTCGAACAGATAACCAAGTGAAGAACCAGTACCATATACTGGCAGGGACTCGGAAATCTGCTCCTTTCCCTCCCAGAAATGATCCCCATGTCCCTCTGGACAATGAATCTAGAGGTTTGTTTCAAAACCCGAGCATTTCAATGGTTGATTCTCATTTTTCTGGTGTTACCAGCCTAGGAACAAACTATCATGGATCGGCTCCCATGGTGGGTGTGATGCCTGGCTTGATTAGCAGCTCCTCGTCTGTGTATGGCATGGGTGGATATCTTACCCAGGTTGGGACGGTCATCCCGAGCAGCTTTGGTCCTCGCCCAAGCTATGACAATTCCATGACCTCTGATGCAAATTCTGCTAGTGTTGGAGGTTATGAATTCATGGACTTTTTCAGGGTTGGACTTGGTAGTTCAGATTAA